From a single Raphanus sativus cultivar WK10039 chromosome 3, ASM80110v3, whole genome shotgun sequence genomic region:
- the LOC108846690 gene encoding auxin-responsive protein SAUR50, producing the protein MITVESSKKKVGGIVKLKNVVERLVQIKSFSSAKKPGSEEYGRDCVPKDVKEGHVAVIAVDGYHEATQRFVVPLMFLEHPMFRKLLERAEEEYGFNHDGALMVPCRPSHLRRILTEQWC; encoded by the coding sequence ATGATCACAGTTGAGTCGTCAAAAAAGAAAGTGGGTGGAATTGTGAAGCTCAAGAATGTTGTAGAGAGGTTGGTGCAGATCAAAAGCTTTTCATCGGCAAAGAAACCCGGTTCCGAGGAGTACGGCCGTGATTGTGTCCCAAAAGATGTGAAGGAAGGTCATGTTGCGGTCATAGCCGTTGATGGATATCATGAGGCTACACAAAGATTTGTTGTCCCATTAATGTTTCTAGAACATCCGATGTTCAGGAAGCTTCTCGAACGGGCGGAGGAAGAATACGGGTTCAATCACGATGGAGCCCTCATGGTACCATGCCGGCCAAGCCACCTCCGCAGGATATTGACCGAACAGTGGTGTTAG